In Finegoldia magna ATCC 53516, a genomic segment contains:
- a CDS encoding CD1845 family protein, translated as MRWIIRIILLPIRLVLSLLIAFLTFILSLSTALLSVVSTLIFIIGIASIFQGDKQIVIEALILAFLFSPFGLPKLGIYVIGLLELLNYTIKSI; from the coding sequence ATGAGATGGATAATTAGAATAATTTTATTACCGATAAGATTAGTGTTGAGTTTGCTCATAGCTTTTTTAACCTTCATATTAAGTTTGAGTACTGCGTTGTTAAGCGTAGTTTCTACTTTGATTTTTATAATTGGAATAGCTAGCATTTTTCAAGGAGACAAGCAAATTGTAATTGAAGCACTAATATTAGCATTTTTATTTAGTCCATTTGGATTACCTAAATTAGGTATATATGTTATTGGATTATTAGAATTATTAAACTATACAATAAAATCAATTTGA
- a CDS encoding ATP-binding protein: protein MKNLKNFVLRENDIERNGHIYCKVCGKRVDGELVDLGFTKFIPIIKCECEIKRDKENEERERLMKISSLKRDCFSSPLQHQYTFEKFLNEKGQAYKVAYNYAKSFEQMKEDNVGLLFYGDVGSGKTYLACAIANELIERTQVRVKILNLSQVINQIQKSAFKLDSNEIISNLSNIPLLILDDLGIERDTSYAREQVYNIINARYLKGRPTIFTTNLSLEIIQNPNIELEYQRIYSRILEMTIPVKVTGEDFRRKIHQEKLRKYKELLLYGGGIDD from the coding sequence ATGAAGAACTTAAAAAATTTTGTATTAAGAGAAAATGATATTGAAAGAAATGGGCATATCTATTGCAAGGTATGTGGTAAAAGAGTAGATGGAGAATTAGTTGACCTTGGCTTTACAAAGTTTATTCCCATAATTAAATGTGAATGTGAAATAAAAAGAGATAAGGAAAATGAAGAAAGAGAAAGACTGATGAAAATATCGTCATTGAAAAGAGATTGTTTTTCATCGCCGCTCCAACACCAATATACTTTTGAGAAATTCCTAAATGAAAAAGGTCAAGCCTATAAGGTTGCCTATAATTATGCCAAAAGTTTTGAGCAAATGAAGGAAGACAATGTTGGACTTTTATTTTATGGAGATGTTGGTAGTGGGAAAACTTACCTTGCTTGTGCAATAGCAAATGAATTAATCGAAAGAACACAAGTTAGAGTTAAGATTTTGAATTTATCTCAGGTTATAAATCAAATACAAAAATCAGCATTTAAGCTAGATTCAAATGAAATTATAAGTAACCTATCTAATATTCCGTTGTTAATATTAGATGATCTTGGAATTGAAAGGGATACATCTTATGCAAGAGAGCAAGTATATAACATTATAAACGCAAGATACTTAAAGGGTAGGCCGACAATTTTTACTACAAACTTATCATTGGAAATTATTCAAAATCCTAATATTGAACTTGAGTATCAGAGGATATATTCAAGAATACTTGAAATGACAATACCAGTTAAAGTTACGGGAGAAGATTTTAGAAGAAAAATCCATCAAGAGAAGTTAAGAAAATACAAAGAGTTACTTTTATATGGAGGTGGAATAGATGATTAA
- a CDS encoding VirD4-like conjugal transfer protein, CD1115 family: MNKILEAILSDIKNLIKIDNPKKFILSNIPYLSFFYIGNIFSKHINSYVGGDIIDKIMVGISDIGTLSYIPSLNPRDLLVGISVAGLVKLIVYSKGKNKKKYRQGKEYGSARWGESKDIAPYIDPKFENNVLITNTERLTMNSRPKNPKYARNKNVLVIGGSGSGKTRFYVKPNLMQMHSSYVVTDPKGTLVLECGKMLYENGYDIKILNTINFKKSMKYNPFAYLRSEKDILKLVQTIIANTKGDGEKAGEDFWVKAEKLYYTALIGYIYYEAPEEEKNFKTLLDMIDASEVREDDETYMNPIDRLFEALEKKDPSHFAVKQYKKYKLAAGKTAKSILISCGARLAPFDIRELRELMSEDELELDKIGDRKTALFVIISDTDDTFNFVVSIMYSQLFNLLCDKADDVYGGRLPVHVRCLLDEFANIGLIPKFEKLIATIRSREISASIILQAQSQLKAIYKDHADTIVGNCDSTLFLGGKEKTTVKELSETLGKETIDLYNTSETRSNQKSFGLNYQKTGKELMSQDEITVMDGGKCIYQLRGVRPFLSDKFDITKHKNYKLLEDYDKRNLFDVEEYLKNRDKVKLKSSYKINRLNI, from the coding sequence ATGAATAAGATATTAGAAGCCATTCTTTCTGATATTAAAAACCTAATTAAAATAGACAACCCAAAGAAATTTATATTATCAAACATTCCCTATCTATCATTCTTCTACATTGGAAATATCTTTTCTAAGCACATCAATTCTTATGTAGGAGGAGATATTATTGATAAAATAATGGTGGGAATTTCTGATATAGGAACTTTATCTTATATACCAAGCCTTAATCCAAGGGACTTGTTAGTAGGTATTTCAGTTGCTGGTCTTGTTAAGTTAATTGTTTACAGCAAAGGTAAAAACAAAAAGAAATATAGGCAAGGCAAGGAATATGGATCTGCAAGATGGGGAGAAAGTAAGGATATTGCTCCATATATTGACCCTAAGTTTGAAAACAATGTTCTCATAACTAATACCGAAAGACTAACAATGAACTCAAGACCTAAAAACCCTAAATATGCCAGAAATAAAAATGTATTAGTAATAGGTGGTTCTGGATCAGGTAAAACGAGATTTTATGTAAAGCCAAATCTAATGCAAATGCATTCTTCCTATGTAGTAACAGACCCTAAAGGCACACTTGTGTTAGAATGTGGAAAAATGCTTTATGAAAATGGTTACGACATAAAGATATTAAACACAATAAACTTTAAAAAATCTATGAAATACAATCCCTTTGCATACTTGAGAAGTGAAAAAGATATTTTAAAGCTTGTCCAAACCATAATTGCTAACACCAAGGGAGATGGAGAAAAGGCAGGAGAAGATTTTTGGGTAAAGGCTGAAAAGTTATATTACACTGCTCTTATTGGGTATATTTATTATGAAGCACCTGAAGAAGAAAAGAATTTTAAAACACTCTTAGATATGATTGACGCAAGTGAGGTTAGAGAAGATGACGAAACCTATATGAACCCAATTGATAGGCTTTTTGAAGCTCTTGAAAAGAAAGATCCAAGTCATTTTGCAGTTAAGCAATACAAGAAATATAAGCTGGCAGCAGGAAAAACTGCCAAGTCAATTCTAATATCTTGTGGAGCAAGACTTGCACCTTTTGATATAAGAGAGCTTAGAGAACTAATGAGCGAAGATGAATTAGAGCTTGATAAAATTGGAGATAGAAAAACTGCTTTATTCGTAATAATATCAGATACAGATGATACCTTTAACTTTGTAGTTTCAATAATGTATTCTCAACTATTTAATCTTCTATGTGATAAGGCAGATGATGTGTATGGTGGAAGACTTCCAGTTCATGTTAGGTGTCTACTTGATGAGTTTGCAAATATAGGATTAATTCCTAAATTTGAAAAATTGATTGCAACAATTCGTTCAAGAGAAATATCGGCAAGCATAATACTGCAAGCACAATCTCAATTAAAAGCAATCTATAAAGACCATGCAGATACAATAGTTGGTAACTGCGACTCTACACTCTTTTTAGGAGGAAAAGAAAAAACAACAGTAAAAGAATTATCTGAAACCTTAGGAAAAGAAACCATAGACCTATATAACACATCAGAAACAAGATCCAATCAAAAATCTTTTGGTCTAAATTACCAAAAAACTGGCAAGGAACTTATGAGTCAAGATGAAATAACTGTAATGGATGGCGGTAAGTGTATTTATCAGTTAAGAGGAGTAAGACCTTTCTTATCTGATAAATTTGATATTACAAAGCATAAGAATTACAAGTTATTGGAAGATTATGATAAGAGAAACTTGTTTGATGTAGAGGAGTATTTGAAAAATAGAGATAAGGTAAAGTTAAAATCAAGTTATAAAATAAATAGGTTAAACATTTGA
- a CDS encoding VirB6/TrbL-like conjugal transfer protein, CD1112 family, with protein sequence MFGIFDKLTEFFKDMLLGGIKANLESMFLDINDKVGVIATDVGKTPMGWNGEVYNFIKNINDNVIVPIAGLIITAVLCIELINMVMQKNNMHDTDTFEFFKYIIKMFIAVYLASHAFEFSMAVFDVAQNLVNKAAGVITTSATVSGDQIVAMVDTLKEKDVGALMMILVETSLVRIAIQCISLTITLIVYGRMFEIYVYSSVSSIPFATMGNKEWGQIGTNYIKGLFALGLQGLFLMVCLGIYTVLIRTVQITDIHASLFSILGYALLLGLMMFKSGTVAKSIMNTH encoded by the coding sequence ATGTTTGGTATCTTTGACAAGCTAACTGAATTTTTTAAGGATATGCTACTCGGAGGTATCAAAGCAAATCTTGAGTCCATGTTCTTAGATATAAATGACAAGGTAGGAGTTATTGCAACTGATGTTGGGAAAACACCAATGGGTTGGAATGGAGAAGTATATAACTTCATAAAAAACATTAATGATAATGTGATTGTTCCAATAGCAGGTCTTATTATAACAGCAGTATTATGTATTGAACTCATAAATATGGTTATGCAAAAAAATAATATGCATGATACAGATACTTTTGAGTTTTTCAAATACATTATAAAGATGTTTATAGCAGTCTACCTTGCAAGCCATGCCTTTGAATTTTCAATGGCAGTCTTTGATGTGGCACAAAATCTTGTAAACAAAGCGGCAGGGGTAATCACTACTTCTGCCACTGTTTCAGGAGATCAAATAGTTGCAATGGTTGATACATTAAAAGAAAAAGATGTTGGTGCATTAATGATGATATTAGTTGAAACAAGCCTTGTAAGGATTGCAATTCAATGTATATCTTTAACTATTACCTTAATAGTATATGGGCGTATGTTTGAAATATATGTCTACTCATCAGTATCATCCATACCATTTGCGACTATGGGAAATAAAGAATGGGGTCAGATTGGAACAAATTATATCAAGGGACTTTTTGCCTTGGGACTACAAGGTTTGTTTTTGATGGTATGTTTAGGTATTTACACCGTTTTAATAAGGACGGTACAGATTACAGATATTCACGCAAGCTTGTTTAGTATATTAGGATATGCTCTACTACTTGGACTTATGATGTTTAAGAGTGGAACAGTTGCAAAAAGTATTATGAATACGCACTAG
- a CDS encoding PrgI family protein, giving the protein MAYVPIPKDLDKIKTKVAFNLTKRQLIGFSVAGLIGIPTYLFMKKYLPNDVSIIVMLIVTLPIFFITLYEKDTLTFEKYFKFFYLHKFYQPTKRIRKEAYLEAKKKANQRLKSKGKTIKKRPKGSKKAKNKERSDK; this is encoded by the coding sequence ATGGCGTATGTACCAATACCAAAAGATTTGGACAAGATTAAAACAAAGGTTGCCTTTAACTTAACTAAAAGACAACTTATAGGTTTTTCTGTGGCAGGACTAATTGGCATACCAACCTATTTATTTATGAAGAAATATCTACCTAATGATGTTTCAATCATTGTAATGCTAATAGTAACCCTGCCAATCTTTTTTATAACCTTATATGAAAAAGACACCTTAACTTTTGAAAAATATTTTAAATTTTTCTATCTTCATAAGTTTTATCAACCAACTAAGAGAATAAGAAAGGAGGCATACCTTGAAGCAAAGAAAAAAGCAAATCAGCGACTTAAATCTAAGGGAAAAACAATTAAAAAAAGACCGAAAGGAAGTAAGAAGGCTAAAAACAAAGAAAGATCCGACAAATAG
- a CDS encoding phage antirepressor Ant, whose amino-acid sequence MISNLKTFENKNFGKLTVIEKDGEFFFIANEVATMLGYVNPRKAVYDHVDEEDKGVTKWNTPGGIQNISIINESGLYSLILSSKLPQAKIFKAWVTREVLPSIRKNGGYIVGQEKKTNEDLLADAILVANRIIAEREEEIEELRPKADYYDKLVDYNLLTNFRNTAKELGIPQNQFISFLMDKGLIYRDKKKKLLPYADKNKGYFEVKEWIDPLGTLVGIQTLITPKGRHYLLILLDSEGFYDE is encoded by the coding sequence ATGATAAGTAATTTAAAAACATTTGAAAATAAGAATTTTGGGAAACTCACTGTTATAGAAAAAGACGGTGAGTTTTTCTTTATAGCAAATGAAGTAGCAACTATGTTAGGTTATGTCAATCCGAGGAAAGCTGTTTATGACCATGTAGATGAGGAAGATAAGGGTGTAACGAAATGGAACACCCCTGGAGGAATACAGAATATTTCAATAATTAACGAATCAGGATTGTATTCACTTATCCTCTCATCAAAACTACCACAAGCAAAAATATTCAAAGCTTGGGTAACTAGAGAAGTCTTACCAAGTATTAGAAAAAACGGAGGATATATAGTAGGGCAAGAAAAGAAAACTAATGAAGATCTACTTGCAGATGCAATTCTTGTAGCCAATAGAATTATTGCTGAAAGAGAAGAAGAAATTGAAGAATTAAGACCAAAGGCAGATTATTATGACAAATTAGTAGATTATAACCTACTTACAAACTTTAGAAATACTGCCAAAGAGTTAGGAATACCACAAAATCAATTTATAAGTTTTCTAATGGATAAGGGATTAATTTACAGAGATAAGAAAAAGAAACTCTTACCTTATGCAGATAAGAACAAGGGATATTTTGAAGTAAAAGAATGGATTGATCCACTAGGTACACTTGTAGGAATACAAACATTAATAACACCAAAGGGAAGACACTACCTACTAATTTTATTAGATAGTGAAGGTTTCTACGATGAATAA
- a CDS encoding PcfB family protein, producing the protein MINEEVSRSSLNLEVRLAKATSKAILDALKKVHKQIEEQGGLKNVIKNNGEEVKLKDMVKKGQLEEINLKDPELKELKKILNKHGVKFSVMKDKETGNHSVFFQSKDIKVMEHAFKKAVKASERKADRKDSITKTINKFKDMAKDTISKDKVKNKHKEQSL; encoded by the coding sequence ATGATTAATGAAGAAGTATCTAGGTCGAGTCTTAATCTTGAAGTAAGGCTTGCAAAAGCAACAAGTAAAGCAATTCTTGATGCCTTAAAGAAAGTTCACAAGCAAATAGAAGAACAAGGAGGCTTGAAAAATGTAATAAAAAATAATGGAGAAGAAGTAAAGCTAAAAGATATGGTTAAAAAGGGACAGTTAGAAGAAATTAATCTAAAAGATCCTGAGTTAAAAGAACTAAAGAAAATTTTAAATAAACACGGAGTGAAGTTTTCTGTTATGAAAGATAAGGAAACTGGCAACCACTCTGTGTTTTTTCAATCTAAGGATATAAAGGTAATGGAACATGCCTTTAAAAAAGCAGTTAAGGCTTCTGAAAGAAAGGCCGATAGAAAAGATTCAATAACGAAGACTATAAATAAGTTTAAAGATATGGCTAAGGATACCATTAGCAAAGATAAAGTTAAAAATAAACATAAGGAGCAAAGCTTATGA
- a CDS encoding replication initiator protein A, whose translation MNFDYFYNRQSEMYNFIRLPMVLMEDEIFESISIEAKVLYSYMLNRMGLSYKNGWIDEDGKVFIYYTIESIKDQFNCASEKANKLIAELDIKSGIGLIEKKRQGLGKPNRIYVKDFMSIFTNMELKNQEVRKTKFQKFDNRNSRDSNIESQDFRKSEGNYNNISNNELRNNDFSNGQKPYGIYKNIFLTDEEYKDLANELGSRINEYIDRLSSYMKANNREYQDHKATIINWYLNDQAKNINDNSTRKMNYDIGESL comes from the coding sequence ATGAATTTTGATTATTTTTATAATAGGCAATCTGAGATGTATAACTTCATTAGGTTACCTATGGTATTGATGGAAGATGAGATTTTTGAGAGCATTTCTATTGAAGCTAAAGTTTTGTATTCATATATGCTTAATCGAATGGGTCTTTCATATAAAAATGGCTGGATAGATGAAGATGGAAAAGTTTTTATTTACTACACAATTGAAAGTATAAAAGATCAATTTAATTGTGCAAGTGAAAAAGCAAATAAATTAATAGCTGAGCTTGATATTAAATCAGGAATAGGACTGATTGAAAAGAAAAGACAAGGACTTGGAAAGCCTAATAGAATCTATGTTAAAGACTTTATGAGCATATTTACTAATATGGAATTAAAAAATCAAGAAGTTCGAAAAACAAAATTCCAGAAGTTCGATAATCGAAATTCAAGAGATTCGAATATCGAAAGTCAAGATTTTCGAAAATCGGAAGGTAACTATAACAATATTAGTAATAATGAGTTAAGAAATAATGATTTTAGTAATGGGCAAAAGCCTTATGGAATATATAAAAATATATTTTTGACTGATGAAGAATACAAGGACTTAGCAAATGAGTTAGGAAGCAGAATTAATGAATACATTGATAGATTGTCGTCATATATGAAAGCAAATAACAGAGAGTATCAAGACCACAAGGCAACGATAATTAATTGGTATCTTAATGATCAGGCAAAAAACATTAATGACAATTCAACAAGGAAAATGAATTACGATATAGGAGAGAGTTTATGA
- a CDS encoding Maff2 family mobile element protein, translating to MEFFTAGVGVLKTLVTAIGAGLGAWGVINLMEGYGNDNPGAKSQGIKQLMAGGGIVLIGIKLIPLLANALN from the coding sequence ATGGAATTTTTTACAGCTGGAGTTGGAGTTTTAAAAACACTTGTAACTGCAATTGGTGCAGGTTTAGGAGCATGGGGAGTTATTAACTTGATGGAAGGTTATGGTAATGATAACCCTGGTGCCAAATCTCAAGGTATTAAGCAGCTTATGGCTGGTGGGGGAATTGTACTAATCGGTATCAAATTAATTCCACTACTTGCAAATGCTTTAAATTAG
- a CDS encoding VirB4-like conjugal transfer ATPase, CD1110 family, producing MKQRKKQISDLNLREKQLKKDRKEVRRLKTKKDPTNSLLSVLLKKEKKRFTVEDTIPYIRMLPEGICQLDEKNYSKTISFQDINYQLALEEDRDLIFNQFANFLNSFDPSVHIELSYVNQLGRNRDLQDAIKIADKGDFYDDVRKEFREMLKLQLAKGNNGLKKMKYITFTTEADNLEQARAKLNRLEVDILSNFKSMGVRAESLDGEERLRLVHDMLNPDKNFDFSYKDLKKKESTKSHITPNIFNFVPANNFKFGKYIGAVSHFQILASELSDRMLSEFLDIDDNIYVAFHIDVVEQAEAIKLIKRKNTDLDRMKIEEQKKAVRAGYDMDIIPSDINTFGADVKSMLSDLQNRDERLFVVTIVMMNFARTNQKLENTIAQISSIANRHNCQVKRLSHQQEQGLVSVLTLGVNQVEIKRFLTSSSTAVFMPFTTEELFIDSANSLYYGLNALSQNLIMADRKKLKNPNGLILGTPGSGKSFSAKREMANAILVTDDDVIICDPEGEYSNLVKQFNGEVIKVSAKSKDYLNPLDINMNYGDGDAPLKDKANFIMSMLELVVGGSGLTAAEKSVIDRCLPKIYQKYFEDPKPENMPILGDLYDMLLSQEEGVGRKLATEMEIYVKGSLNVFNNRSNVDLNRQLLCFDIKELGTQLKKIGMLVIQDQVWNKVSLNRGSKSTRYYIDEFHLLLKDPQTASYSVEIWKRFRKWGGIPTGITQNVKDLLTSQEIENIFDNTDFVLMLNQASGDRDILAKKLKISPYQLNYITNSNAGEGLLFFGNTIVPFIDKFPKDTMLYKLMTTKPEEAK from the coding sequence TTGAAGCAAAGAAAAAAGCAAATCAGCGACTTAAATCTAAGGGAAAAACAATTAAAAAAAGACCGAAAGGAAGTAAGAAGGCTAAAAACAAAGAAAGATCCGACAAATAGTCTTCTAAGTGTACTTTTAAAGAAAGAGAAAAAGAGATTTACAGTTGAGGATACTATTCCATATATAAGAATGTTACCAGAGGGCATTTGCCAGTTAGATGAAAAAAATTATTCAAAGACAATTTCATTTCAAGATATAAATTACCAGTTGGCATTGGAAGAAGATAGAGATTTAATCTTTAACCAATTTGCCAACTTTTTAAATTCTTTTGATCCAAGTGTCCACATTGAACTTTCATATGTAAATCAATTAGGAAGAAATAGAGACCTACAAGATGCAATTAAAATTGCTGATAAAGGAGACTTCTATGACGATGTAAGAAAAGAGTTTAGGGAAATGTTAAAGCTTCAACTTGCAAAGGGCAATAACGGACTTAAAAAGATGAAGTATATAACCTTTACAACAGAAGCCGATAATCTAGAGCAAGCAAGAGCAAAGTTAAATAGACTTGAAGTAGATATTTTATCTAACTTTAAATCTATGGGGGTAAGAGCAGAAAGTCTTGATGGCGAAGAAAGATTAAGACTTGTTCACGATATGTTAAATCCAGACAAAAACTTTGATTTTTCATATAAAGATTTGAAGAAAAAAGAGTCTACAAAATCACATATAACTCCCAATATCTTTAATTTTGTACCAGCAAATAATTTTAAGTTTGGCAAATATATTGGAGCAGTAAGTCATTTTCAAATACTTGCAAGTGAGTTATCAGACAGAATGTTATCTGAGTTTTTAGATATTGATGACAATATTTATGTAGCTTTTCATATAGATGTAGTTGAACAAGCAGAAGCCATTAAACTCATTAAGAGAAAAAACACAGACCTGGATAGAATGAAAATTGAAGAACAAAAGAAAGCAGTTCGTGCTGGGTATGATATGGATATTATTCCATCAGATATAAATACTTTTGGGGCTGATGTTAAGTCCATGTTATCTGACTTACAAAATAGAGATGAAAGGCTCTTTGTAGTTACCATAGTAATGATGAATTTTGCTAGGACTAATCAAAAATTAGAAAATACCATTGCTCAAATTTCATCAATTGCTAACAGACATAATTGTCAGGTAAAAAGATTATCTCATCAACAAGAACAAGGACTTGTTTCTGTCTTAACTTTAGGAGTTAATCAAGTCGAAATAAAAAGATTTTTAACTTCGTCATCAACGGCAGTATTTATGCCTTTTACAACAGAAGAGCTATTTATTGATTCGGCAAATTCCTTGTATTATGGCTTAAATGCCCTTAGTCAAAACTTGATTATGGCAGATAGGAAGAAACTAAAGAACCCTAATGGACTAATATTAGGAACACCAGGTTCTGGTAAATCTTTCTCGGCAAAGAGAGAGATGGCAAATGCAATTCTTGTCACAGATGATGATGTAATTATTTGTGATCCTGAGGGCGAGTATTCAAACCTTGTAAAACAATTTAATGGAGAAGTTATTAAAGTTTCAGCAAAGTCAAAGGACTATCTAAATCCACTAGATATAAATATGAACTATGGAGATGGGGACGCACCTTTAAAGGATAAGGCAAATTTCATAATGTCTATGCTTGAACTTGTAGTAGGAGGATCTGGTCTTACTGCTGCAGAAAAATCAGTTATAGATAGGTGCTTACCAAAGATATATCAAAAATATTTTGAAGACCCAAAACCAGAAAATATGCCGATATTAGGAGATTTATACGATATGCTCCTATCTCAAGAAGAGGGAGTCGGTAGGAAGCTCGCAACAGAAATGGAAATTTATGTTAAGGGAAGTCTTAATGTATTTAATAATAGGTCAAATGTTGACCTAAATAGGCAACTGCTCTGTTTTGATATAAAAGAGCTAGGAACACAACTTAAAAAAATAGGTATGCTTGTAATTCAAGACCAAGTTTGGAACAAGGTTTCCCTAAATAGAGGAAGCAAGTCTACAAGATACTATATAGATGAGTTCCACCTTTTATTAAAAGATCCACAAACTGCTTCATATTCAGTAGAAATCTGGAAAAGATTTAGAAAATGGGGAGGTATTCCAACAGGCATAACTCAAAACGTAAAAGACCTTTTAACAAGTCAGGAAATTGAAAATATCTTTGACAATACAGACTTTGTTCTAATGTTAAATCAAGCATCTGGGGATAGAGATATTCTTGCTAAGAAATTAAAAATATCGCCTTATCAGTTAAACTATATTACTAATTCAAATGCAGGTGAAGGACTCTTATTCTTCGGAAATACTATTGTTCCATTTATAGATAAATTCCCTAAAGACACCATGCTATATAAGCTAATGACAACAAAACCAGAAGAAGCTAAGTAG